The Argentina anserina chromosome 3, drPotAnse1.1, whole genome shotgun sequence genome includes a region encoding these proteins:
- the LOC126788272 gene encoding uncharacterized protein LOC126788272, producing the protein MKLVIVIRSYDTGVTQFLISYSVSPEFNEPEIDDYDEYDPTPYGGGYNIVAQYGRPLPHSNETCYPKGGSSSPPDLKPPNLVGAIVPVSVGGNEAIADDEQAAKPIKDISLPVQLVNEEKQQQKSEEQAVDDGRQVLAIENGDDTKSPGETNQGEVYSSGFGSGRGLYDQVPSGYGLEAMDICESLFGYWPCLSRDLKRSNCESVNSQRFSYEERYEDPWKGTADYLFGSSNPYGERTTYHEYEGYRR; encoded by the exons ATGAAACTGGTAATAGTGATCAGG AGCTACGACACTGGTGTGACTCAGTTCTTGATATCTTACTCTGTTTCCCCTGAGTTTAACGAGCCTGAAATTGATGATTATGACGAATATGATCCCACGCCTTATGGCGGTGGATACAACATTGTTGCACAGTATGGCAGACCCCTTCCACATTCAAATGAAACTTGTTATCCTAAAGGCGgttcctcctctcctcctgATCTAAAACCCCCCAATCTCGTTGGTGCCATTGTTCCAGTTAGTGTTGGTGGTAATGAAGCAATAGCTGATGATGAGCAAGCAGCAAAGCCCATCAAAGACATTAGCCTACCAGTACAGTTGGTTAATGAAGAAAAGCAGCAACAGAAGAGTGAGGAGCAGGCAGTAGATGATGGTAGGCAGGTACTTGCAATAGAAAATGGGGATGACACTAAAAGTCCGGGAGAGACTAATCAAGGTGAGGTATACAGTTCAGGGTTTGGAAGTGGGAGAGGGTTATATGATCAAGTGCCTAGTGGGTATGGATTGGAAGCCATGGACATTTGTGAGAGTCTATTTGGGTACTGGCCTTGCCTATCTCGCGATTTGAAGAGATCAAATTGCGAGTCAGTCAATAGCCAAAGATTTTCGTATGAAGAAAGGTATGAAGATCCATGGAAAGGAACTGCAGATTATCTGTTTGGGAGCTCAAATCCATATGGAGAAAGAACTACTTATCATGAGTATGAAGGCTACCGAAGATGA